Sequence from the Acropora muricata isolate sample 2 chromosome 10, ASM3666990v1, whole genome shotgun sequence genome:
ATCAAAGTTATCTCTTCTACCAGCTTTGGCACTGCTACCTGCTAATGTTACTTTCTTGCCTGCCTTTTTACTTTTCTTTGtctaagaaaaaacaaaaaaagagtgATAATGACACCATGAATCTTTTTCACAATTAGATTTAGcaccctgccccccccccccaaccagTGGAAATCAGAAGGACCCTGCTGATAATAAGTCTCACAAAGTGTGAGCTTACATTTTGGCTAAACTTCAACAACACTTTTTAGAGGAAATACTGACCATAAAGGTAATAAAAAAGTGCCCTCCCAGGCAACTCCACTCCATTAGGAACAAAAACAGTCACCTAATCCAAGCCTGAAAAATAAGCCTAACACAAATGGCAACTCTACAGTAACAAACTGGTTAACCTTTAGACTTAACAGGACTTTCAACAAAATTGAATTTGCAAGTACTTATATACTATCTGCATGAATTTCTGAACTTAAGTGGGCTCTTCTCAAGTCAGGAAAGCAATTCTTTCATTTGAACCCTATCCCTAGTCTCACTCCCTCTTGTAAGTTGCATCATCAAACCCTGCTAACAGGCCGATGCATCCTTCTTATTAGGGTTAGGAGTAGGGTTAGGTTTAAATGAAACCCCCATCATTAACAACGAGAAATGtttcaaaacaaatatttgATTCTTTTTTCATGATGGTTCCTGTAACAGTGCATTTGTCTCTTCTCCTTCAAAATAGCTATTTCCAAAACCCTGAACTCAATGAGCCCTTATCAAGATGAACTACCATGTTCAGTTATAACTCAGCATAAGTTAGCCATTGGCATGCAGTACAGTGTAAATGGATGTTGGCAATTATTTACTATCCCTCCAAAAATCACTTGTTTTTCAATGTTTGGGTTTCGCATGCAAAGGCATTTGTGACAACACTTCACCCATATTTCAGTCATTGAAGGTCCATTTTAAAACCAAGGCAGATTTGGGGCTTATGAACGTGAGAGGGGTGGGGAGGGGGATGCCCTATCACCTTTCCTACAACTATAGTTGTACTGTAAATGATCATCCAATACCCTAGAGCCTTTTTCACTTCTTCGCAAGCTAGTTCCTTCTTAAATTTTACATAATAGCTCTGAAATTTGGTAAAATTATCATGTCCACAAATGCATTAAATTCAAGCTGATTTTGATAAGCATAATAATTCCCTTTTCCATAAACTTCAGAATCCAATCTCCGCTAGTACTGACAACTGTTAGAGTGGCCCTCAGATTTCTCCAAGGCAGCTTCATGCGGGGTCATGTCAGGGCTCTTATGAGATTTTCAAGTTGGCATGTATGCCGTACTTTACTAAAAGTTATATCTTTAAAGCAGCACAGTGATTGGAAATGTACAgcttaataataattgttatgcaCGAATTTCAAATGGAATTCTACAGGGACACTAGCTAAATCTGACACTCACCTTCTGAGtagcttttaatttttctgttgaTAGGATATTTATTGCACTACCTAGCCTTTTGATTTCCTCAGCATCCACTACAAAGGAAATAACATTGATTTGTTCATTTGCTTTTCATTCATTGTATCATTTTTTCCTTAATCATGAGATGATTCAATGCAATGAAAAAGACCTTTGTTTCCTTCTCATTTCCTATTAATTTAGTTAAAGGATATGAGACGAAACAAAGTTAACCACAAGGCCCCTTCAgctgttcaaaggttggatagtgctatcaaataattattaaatatcaTAATGATTATAAGTGGTTTCTCCAGTGGATAGCACTATCTAGCCTTAGAACAACTGGAACAAGGAACTTAACACTGAGATATTTACAATCGGTTAGCTAGCAGTCCAACAACTAAGAGAAGCTTCACACAAGGCTCCTTACACTTGATTATTCAAATTTCATGAGAGGCTTTTGCCTGCATATGAGTTTTTGGTGTTGATACTACGGTCATCCAATAGTCTTTCCTTCTGTTGTTCCAGTCAGTGTAATACGGGCCTATAATGGGGGCTTGTGGTTTAATTGTGAGGATGACATTTAATGTAGGACCTTGCGGGTCACAATGCTTGCTCTAGGATACAAAAGGCAGCCATCCCTTATTTCAGCAACAaggccaataattattgttaaccagctttcgctctgacgaagggctaacactcgaaacgtcacctttctaaatctttcatggcggtaattcaacctttatcaactcgtttgataaaaccaactttcagcacaaacaaaagaaaccaaaccatcaacaacaacaaaaccacTATTAATGTACTTACAACTGACACATAAATCTCTAAACAGTGTTTCCAAGAAAGGTACATACTCAGCACTtgactgaaaaacaacaaaatagtaAAAGAATGAGTTTGTGACACTTATTCTCACTGATGtatatgaaaaaataataatgcaaaaaacattaattttgttgttactGTGAGTCTGTACCTGAAATTCATAAAACACACCTGCTTGACAAAATAAACGATCTTTAAGACATCACAATAGCTCagtcttctcttttcttttctcctaaTTGAAAATCTTACCTGATAATTTGATAATTTTCCTACGATTAATTTACTAAGTTCCTCAAAGTCTTCTTTTGTGCTAGGGTTCATTCCATCTATGCTTTTGCTTTCTGATACATCCTGTACACCTTCATTAAAGAGATGATTTCTTATGTCAGTATCACAAGCTGTCTCAGGGACCTTCTGGTAGGCAACTTTCTACCTTTCACATACAGTACACAGAATTTTGACTCATAATCCTTGCTTTAATAGGGTCAAAAGACCACTTCCAGCAAAAGACCAAGATGATAGTGAAAGCACCCATAATAATCTAATGTCGCTTATGTTGAAACATGGTTTTTACAGTATACTGTTCATATGAAAATTATATCTTATGCACCTAGTACGATGGtacagtaacaataattattacgaATACCATTGTTCTTACCAGGCTGCAGATgcccacaataataataataataattataataataattcagtAACCTAAATGAGAAACAATTAGATGGATTGGATAAACTGATTAAAGAAGCACTGACAGATAATGACATGCTTGGGTGACAAAGCTGTATAAGTTGCCATTCCTAACCTGCATTACGAAATAGAATAAAAGGAGCAATGAATTGATAGACATGAAATGATAAAACAGTGGGAGAAGATCATGTACTGGTCaatcagttggttgagcatcgggctccAGCCAgatcaacactcagggtcttaaaataactgaagagaaagtgctgcctttgtaattacatcagcaaatggttagactttcaagtctctcataaggactataaaccttaGGCTGTCTCACAGCTTTTCACTGTTCCAACAAAAACAAGAGGGACTTAAAGGAACCTACACAGTATTCATAAAGAGTAGGGTATatagttcccagtgttgtggtcaggcctcATTTCATTCTGCTCAATTCCCTGTAAAGCTCATTTGATTATGCAAAATAGAAAACGCACCAACTAAATAAATTCATTACTATTACAATATCCATAAGAGGGTTAAAAAGCTTGAAGGATGCATATGGAGACATGAAAGAAAGAGTGGCTTCTAACATGGCAAATGCAAGCAGTCCATGGATGAAAAAAGGCATGATAgaataaaaagaacaaataagGAACTACATTTGAAGAGTGATGCAGAGAAATACCCGAGTTGAGTTGGAATGTCGGATATTAAGATGAAGCAGGATGGAGTGGAAAGAAACAGTACGAAAATGAAAGGAATGCGGAAAAAACAGTGGACAGAGCTAGAGATTAGAATGAAGGAACAGAAGGAAGAATCAAGACATGATaagtaaaaaatgaaagaaaatgaaaggcaaGTACTTTTTCAAGATGAATGAAGAAAGTCACCAACGGTTGAAAGCAAATGATACAGATTTCGGATTGTAACCAAGTTTTGTTCCGACAGATGATTGGGTTACTTACTTGTTCATTAAacccagtttgaaaaaaaaagagcgaaataAACTACACGATTGTGGCGGCCTTTTTTGGTGGCTGTTTTACAGACGTAACAAAATGAGAAAGTATTAAACAGATCACTTCTAAAATACGCTCACTTAAATAATTACgaatcattgtatttgaatctttcaaatcaaaacttcgaaaacagcatttcatgaattgaaaacacacaacatttTCGGTAGTAATCGGCAAGGAATCGAGAAAATTTGAATGTGGCCTTTCGCTTTATAACCGAACTCTTTATTCAAGCAGACTTTGACTTTCACCACTATGATTGTTTACATATCGCtccaacacaaaatatattaattacggaaaaaatctttaaaacaaCTTCTATTAAAACATACAGTTACCGTTCACAATAATAAGAAGACTATAAACGAGGAAATTTACGATTTTACAGAGACTGTCTATTGAGGTTGTCGGAATGAGTTGTCTCAACAGAGTCATGTTAACGAGCGATAAGACTCTCCGATAAGACgtgtgaaaaactaatcacgcgaaaagttctttgtttcttgtcttgAAACTCGAAGCGCTTGACTCGATACTCGATGCACTCGACTCAAACTTCGATACTCGAAAGCTTCGAGGATCGATGATCAAGGATCGAGTCTCAAAGTTCGAgcttcgagggactgtcaacttacatttgcacggtactgtagtCCACAGAAAGTTGCAGCCATCAAAAGTATGCAAGAACAGATGGTTGAGACAAGAGCATGGAAACAGAGCAGAGGACTACAAGTTCAAAGTGACAAATGCAGATTATGTGGAGAAGTCAGGGAAACAGTAATGCACCTGCTGAGCAGATGTAAGGTGAGGCAGCAAGGGAATATACGAAGAGACACAAATGCGCTGAAGATGCTTGTCACAGAATGAGGATGACAGGAAGGCATACTTGGACAAAAGATATTATGGTACAAGGGTACAAGGAAAAGTGGGAGCAAGGAAAAGCAATTGACAAGCAGACACAAGATATTTATTGAGACTTTGAAGACAGAGACAGCATCAAGATCTTGTACTTTAGCATCTAGACAATAAGAGGATTATATTTGACATGGCTGTCCAAATGAGAAGAAAATTGATGAAAGCTTTGAAATTACCAGCAGTCGGCAGTTGAGTTCAGAGAGAGAGGGCCAGGCTTCAGAATAGCAATGTGCCAATTGTGATTGGGTCCTGTTAAtattagttttattttatttttaacaatattaGTTTTATTTGTAACTATAATAATACAAAAATGGTACATTGAAAGCTTAGGTAAAGATGCTGAAGCTGCTGCTATTCAATTTGAATTCAAGTGCAGACTTGAGAAcaacattattttgtgtttgaATTGGATTGCTGGTCTTTGTTATTGATTCCTCAGATGTAAACACCATGGTCCAGAGAAAGTTGAAATCCTTCTTTGCCCCAATAGTGTGAAGGCAGAAATCCCAAAAACGTCTTTCAAAGCCAGTCATGGACTGCAATAAACTTTGACCTCCTATCAGCTCCCATCCTTTTAAGTAAAGGGAGCCATGGGACACCAATATGTcaaaaacaaagaattatttCGATGCACTTCAGTACAATTAAATGATACTGTACATTGACTTCAAGTGCCCCATCCAGCTGTTTGTTAGCTACACACTTTACATGAGCAGTAAGCAGTGACAAAATAGGTTGAATTAAAATGCTAGCAAATGATCATTATTTTAAACAGTAACTTACCAAAAGCTTGCTTAGCTAGTTCCAAATCTGATTCCTCAACTAATCTAAAATGAATTGTGGTGAAAAACATGCAATTCCTCAATTATTACTTGCTCCAGTAAAttgaaacagaagaaaaaaatgacagccAACCCTTGTTGTAGAATTAGTCTCAATTCtcaaagttaataataatactgCCTTATGCTTTGTCAAATCAGCATGACTAGAGCCGATAGTCCATCAATATGACTACAGTCCGTGAAGTTGCAATTTTCAGCCACCATATTCATTTTGTGTAACATTGCAAAGGTGCTACCACcatcatcattaatttttacacAAAGCAGAAAACTAGAGAAATCAACATATAACCACACCTATTACTGGATTAAACTCACTTTTGTCTTTTGAGCTTTTCTGCTAATTGCTCTTCTTCTGTCAATGGCTTCACCTCCTCCTGGTGAAAAGCAAGAGTTGGACAATATATTATACACATAGTAAAATAATTCCCTTTTCCCGGGTCATACAATTATAtcagaggataatgcccaaggccaCAAGATTGTGAAAAAAATCAACAGTTGGCAGAGAAGCAAAGCTTCGAGGGGAAATATAAAATTCTGACGACAATTTTTCAGCTGTGGGCGTTTTCCTCCAATATACCAGCAAGCAAGAAGGCgtttatttatttcataattCTCTGATTAATTTTTCATGGCAAATGTACTTCAATAGTTATTgttcctgcatattttgtggattttttcatgtttcttgGTATGTAtggaattgtcaaccagctttttaatttctccaTATGTTTTCAACAACCAATTTAAACATTAGCTTGAATGTTTGCACATTTCTTAGTTTTTCTTCcattgaaataaaatcagacgatTGATATCAAATGGGACACCAGATATCCTCTGATAACTAGCGTCCAATTTTGTATCACTTTTTCACAATGAGAACCCACAGAAATTAATTGGTGGgttgtaaaattaatataaacaTACATGTACATATGTACTAAAGAGAGAAAGAGAATAGTATACATAGGTGtgtggagatatggaatttctcttcaagagtttaactcaatatctcacaagtgagcacataaacatcttattaacaaGAAGAAGCTGCTTTAATTCCCATTTCAAAAAGAGAAAGCATTGCCATCCATTCATGGTTCTAAATAGAGCAAGTGAAAATTTGACTAGGTATGACCTTTCAAGTCACCATAATGAgagcaatgatttttttttccttagagAGGCCTCACtgatttcttccatttttttaacactaataatttatttttgttcatGATCCGTTTTTACACATGCAAAGAGACAACAAAGTAATCCAAAACATCTGAACTTAATGAAGTGCTTTTCAAAAATCAATGATCCTTTAAATGTTTCTCCACTCTCCTAGGGCATCAAACCCAATCATTCTTTTTGTTGTGCAATTAATGCAAGTGTACAGTATGTATAAAACTATTGTACATATATTCTTTTGGAAATACCCAATTCTGCTGTAATCGCCCCCCCAAAAAAGTTTGCCTCGCAAGTCTTTCATCTTGGCCACCCACATGGGTATTTTTTGTTGTACGTCAAAACAGAGTTCAggttaaaatgatttcaactaAGTTTGATTCttaattcttaattttcttTACTTTGGAACCATaccaatgaataataattattcaataattattattgctagaATACAAAAGAGATTCACAATCAACCCAGCATGAAATCATTTCAAACTGAAAATCAAACTGACTTATAACAGATATACCAACTTACCATACATACCCATTCCTAAACTTATacattcataaaataaattacaGCAGCAATTCAGATTTATGTCATTAGGGAAAAGAACTCAAGGTCAATGCATACAAAACTCACTTCATAATACCATTTATGGTATCAAATACCTCTCCAATCCAGTTTTTGTTTAGCATACAAAACCAtgtataatttttttgaaaaaaattaagcagTTTCATGTCAGAAAATGCTCTGAGTTAAATTTGAGCAGACAGGTTAGACTTATTAACAACAAGATGCTGcgatcacaataattattattcctacCTCTTTCtgcaattgtttttcttgttctgtTAAGGGAGCTTCCTCATTagctttctcttctttttctttcaaaacttgtttgagtgttcttctttttttcaccttttcttGAGGGGTTGCTtggtctcaaaaaaaaaaatcaatacgAATTGGATGAATACATAATATGTTTCTTAATTAAGACAAGGTTGAAACAAGATGCTTTTCACAATACTATTTTGCCTCAATTTCATGAAGTAAATTTGTAGCCATAGTAATTACATGCATACCATCATACCAGACATCATTTCTACATGCTTGGTCAACTGAAATCTTCTTCACAAAGTATTTTTGACAAGTTGAGTGAATTTTCATCCCTTTGTTCAATCAGTTTTATCAGTATGTGGTCTCCTTAACATTACTCTTCTATAGATGAAATTATTCTTTATTGTAACATATAATTTTAAAAGAGTATCACCCATCTTCTCAACTGTGCAAATGTTTCTGCTAAGAACCTTAATGAACATACATGTGTCAGAGCACATGCAATCCAAAGTGTCATAGGTCAGTGAAGCAGTGAGACAAGGCTTTTCTGAGTGCCTCCACTGACC
This genomic interval carries:
- the LOC136887960 gene encoding eukaryotic translation initiation factor 3 subunit J-like isoform X1, whose translation is MADWDDEEFEPQDFGVKQSDKWEGEDEDDNDVKENWDDEDEDDTKEKPEKTENETDQATPQEKVKKRRTLKQVLKEKEEKANEEAPLTEQEKQLQKEEEVKPLTEEEQLAEKLKRQKLVEESDLELAKQAFGVQDVSESKSIDGMNPSTKEDFEELSKLIVGKLSNYQSSAEYVPFLETLFRDLCVSLDAEEIKRLGSAINILSTEKLKATQKTKKSKKAGKKVTLAGSSAKAGRRDNFDAFGGGNYNYGDEFDDFM
- the LOC136887960 gene encoding eukaryotic translation initiation factor 3 subunit J-like isoform X2, with protein sequence MADWDDEEFEPQDFGVKQSDKWEGEDEDDNDVKENWDDEDEDDTKEKPEKTENETDQATPQEKVKKRRTLKQVLKEKEEKANEEAPLTEQEKQLQKEEEVKPLTEEEQLAEKLKRQKLVEESDLELAKQAFGWELIGGQSLLQSMTGFERRFWDFCLHTIGAKKDFNFLWTMVFTSEESITKTSNPIQTQNNVVLKSALEFKLNSSSFSIFT